A region from the Actinoplanes sp. OR16 genome encodes:
- a CDS encoding M23 family metallopeptidase: protein MGQSSPGRHRPSPGRHRQERLHRHRAPAFPALFATHGRTALSVTALGATLAAGVGVAGVSASAAPSAVVAGPSSHVTASHPYAELPVVAPPGDEAPGKQYPRGSLATDEPAQPTGRAVQRKKRPPVAVKASAAVSSQVTGPWVHPMPAAGVTSCFGQRWGRLHAGVDLAAAHGTPIVAAGAGVVVTAGPEGGYGNAVLIQHDNGYLTHYGHMSAILVAAGQRVAAGERIGLEGSTGHSTGPHLHFEVHQSHYKNPVEPTAWMRSHGVDLGGCS, encoded by the coding sequence GTGGGGCAGTCTTCACCCGGCCGGCACCGCCCTTCACCCGGCCGGCACCGCCAGGAACGGCTGCACCGTCACCGCGCCCCCGCGTTCCCCGCTCTCTTCGCCACCCACGGCCGCACCGCGCTCTCGGTCACCGCGCTGGGCGCCACCCTCGCCGCCGGCGTAGGCGTCGCCGGGGTCTCCGCCTCGGCCGCCCCGAGCGCCGTGGTCGCCGGTCCGTCCTCGCACGTGACCGCTTCTCATCCGTACGCCGAACTGCCCGTGGTCGCCCCTCCCGGCGACGAGGCGCCCGGCAAGCAGTACCCGCGTGGCAGCCTCGCCACCGACGAGCCGGCTCAGCCCACCGGCCGTGCCGTGCAGCGCAAGAAGCGCCCGCCCGTGGCCGTGAAAGCATCCGCCGCCGTGTCGTCGCAGGTCACCGGCCCGTGGGTGCACCCGATGCCGGCGGCCGGCGTCACTTCCTGCTTCGGTCAGCGCTGGGGCCGCCTGCATGCCGGCGTCGACCTGGCCGCCGCGCACGGCACCCCGATCGTCGCGGCCGGTGCCGGTGTGGTGGTCACCGCCGGCCCGGAAGGCGGGTACGGCAACGCCGTCCTGATCCAGCACGACAACGGGTACTTGACCCATTACGGCCACATGTCGGCGATCCTCGTCGCAGCCGGCCAGCGGGTGGCGGCCGGCGAGCGGATCGGCCTGGAGGGCTCGACCGGGCACTCGACCGGGCCGCACCTGCACTTCGAGGTGCACCAGAGCCACTACAAGAACCCCGTCGAACCCACCGCCTGGATGCGGTCGCACGGCGTCGACCTGGGCGGCTGCTCTTAG
- a CDS encoding M23 family metallopeptidase, with the protein MRQRLSSEPDRYRGRRRVPTPPRSRYAAVVTSAFVGAGVVALGAASNLPDAKDVSPEVLQSLKSSQIAADALDSRTDDANRASRSENRDEGAEDVSAETEVSAEDVYLLPLDDYQFTSAYGVRFGKLHAGIDLAAAEGTPYKAVHAGTVTSAGYNGGYGYSITVEQEDGTELIYAHSRRLLVKKGDEVKAGQVIGEVGNTGYSYGTHLHLEIHVKGTPVDPIVFLKERGVDIKLQIESVYAGMAAAEAAS; encoded by the coding sequence GTGCGCCAGCGCTTGTCGTCTGAGCCCGATCGCTATCGCGGCCGCCGCCGCGTGCCGACCCCTCCCCGCAGCCGTTACGCCGCAGTCGTCACTTCCGCTTTCGTCGGCGCCGGTGTCGTCGCTCTCGGTGCCGCGTCGAACCTTCCGGACGCGAAGGACGTCAGCCCCGAGGTCCTGCAGAGCCTGAAGAGTTCGCAGATCGCCGCCGACGCGCTCGACAGCCGCACCGACGACGCGAACCGCGCCTCACGAAGCGAGAACCGGGACGAGGGCGCCGAAGACGTCAGCGCCGAGACCGAGGTCTCCGCGGAGGACGTCTACCTCCTCCCCCTCGACGACTACCAGTTCACCTCCGCCTACGGCGTCCGGTTCGGCAAGCTGCACGCCGGCATCGACCTCGCCGCCGCCGAGGGCACGCCCTACAAGGCGGTGCATGCCGGCACGGTCACCAGCGCCGGTTACAACGGCGGCTACGGCTACTCGATCACCGTCGAGCAGGAGGACGGCACCGAGCTGATCTACGCCCACTCCCGGCGCCTGCTGGTGAAGAAGGGCGACGAGGTCAAGGCCGGTCAGGTCATCGGCGAGGTCGGCAACACCGGATACTCGTACGGGACGCACCTGCACCTCGAGATCCACGTCAAGGGCACCCCGGTCGACCCGATCGTCTTCCTCAAGGAGCGCGGCGTCGACATCAAGCTTCAGATCGAATCGGTGTACGCGGGCATGGCCGCCGCCGAAGCGGCTTCCTGA
- a CDS encoding cobalamin B12-binding domain-containing protein, with protein MQARIRVVVAKPGLDGHDRGAKVVARALRDAGMEVVYTGLHQTPEQIVETAIQEDADAIGLSVLSGAHMTLFRRVIELLAERDAADIVVFGGGIIPEDDIKELESLGVARLFTPGATTASIVEWVRANVATPVA; from the coding sequence ATGCAAGCACGGATCAGGGTCGTGGTGGCGAAGCCCGGCTTGGACGGGCACGACCGTGGCGCCAAGGTGGTGGCGCGGGCGTTGCGCGACGCCGGCATGGAGGTGGTCTACACGGGGCTGCACCAGACGCCGGAGCAGATCGTGGAGACCGCGATTCAGGAGGACGCCGACGCGATCGGCCTCTCGGTGCTTTCCGGGGCGCACATGACGCTATTCCGGAGAGTAATTGAGCTGTTGGCGGAGCGTGACGCCGCGGACATCGTCGTTTTCGGCGGCGGCATCATTCCGGAGGACGACATCAAGGAATTGGAATCACTCGGCGTAGCGAGGCTATTCACGCCGGGTGCGACCACCGCGTCCATCGTCGAATGGGTGCGCGCCAATGTGGCCACCCCGGTGGCCTGA